From the Dunckerocampus dactyliophorus isolate RoL2022-P2 chromosome 12, RoL_Ddac_1.1, whole genome shotgun sequence genome, one window contains:
- the c18h3orf33 gene encoding protein C3orf33 homolog isoform X5 yields the protein MPESCRETQTEGGRPQRQNTPAHNVVSTLSQLADDHLTLVRNISTGLALAGVIVIARSIKLITKFQAVSEIPARFVERNVSLRGRVHSITEEGLEVEHIPIYLPVLSPLLTKHKGNLGCVQVKLARGPCRCGSDSRWPIMAAGKPSFLSNSLVETHQPPGRQAALLCHLKQAGVVMGPLDERGGAQTRPGPQGAHSGTLTGLSPLLAAAQAASQGRGQS from the exons ATGCCGGAGTCCTGCAGGGAAACACAAACGGAAGGCGGAAGACCACAGCGACAAAACACGCCAGCCCACAACGTCGTGTCTACTTTATCTCAGTTGGCAGATGATCATTTAACTCTTGTGCGG AACATAAGCACCGGGTTGGCTCTTGCTGGTGTAATTGTAATAGCAAGGAGTATCAAACTG ATCACCAAATTCCAAGCCGTGTCTGAGATTCCCGCTCGTTTTGTGGAGAGGAATGTAAGCCTCCGTGGGAGAGTCCATTCCATCACAGAGGAAGGGCTTGAAGTTGAGCACATCCCGATTTACCTGCCAGTCCTCTCACCTCTGCTTACCAAACACAAAGGCAATTTAGG GTGTGTGCAAGTCAAACTTGCTCGTGGACCTTGCAGGTGTGGCTCTGACTCCAGATGGCCTATTATGGCTGCAGGGAAGCCTTCTTTCCTCTCAAACAGTCTGGTTGAAACTCATCAGCCGCCAGGACGACAAGCTGCATTGCTTTGTCACCTCAAGCAAG CAGGGGTCGTCATGGGGCCACTCGATGAACGAGGAGGCGCTCAAACTCGGCCTGGCCCGCAGGGCGCCCATTCCGGGACTCTCACCGGACTCTCGCCTCTACTGGCGGCTGCACAAGCGGCTTCACAGGGCAGAGGTCAAAGCTGA
- the c18h3orf33 gene encoding protein C3orf33 homolog isoform X4: MPESCRETQTEGGRPQRQNTPAHNVVSTLSQLADDHLTLVRNISTGLALAGVIVIARSIKLITKFQAVSEIPARFVERNVSLRGRVHSITEEGLEVEHIPIYLPVLSPLLTKHKADERRSHLHHIHKNGRATVRSDTTKEKSNTEQFERCVQVKLARGPCRCGSDSRWPIMAAGKPSFLSNSLVETHQPPGRQAALLCHLKQGVVMGPLDERGGAQTRPGPQGAHSGTLTGLSPLLAAAQAASQGRGQS, from the exons ATGCCGGAGTCCTGCAGGGAAACACAAACGGAAGGCGGAAGACCACAGCGACAAAACACGCCAGCCCACAACGTCGTGTCTACTTTATCTCAGTTGGCAGATGATCATTTAACTCTTGTGCGG AACATAAGCACCGGGTTGGCTCTTGCTGGTGTAATTGTAATAGCAAGGAGTATCAAACTG ATCACCAAATTCCAAGCCGTGTCTGAGATTCCCGCTCGTTTTGTGGAGAGGAATGTAAGCCTCCGTGGGAGAGTCCATTCCATCACAGAGGAAGGGCTTGAAGTTGAGCACATCCCGATTTACCTGCCAGTCCTCTCACCTCTGCTTACCAAACACAAAG cggatgagcGTCgtagccatcttcatcacatacacaagaatggccgggcgacagtgcgcagtgatacgacgaAAGAGAAAAGTAACACTGAGCAATTtgagag GTGTGTGCAAGTCAAACTTGCTCGTGGACCTTGCAGGTGTGGCTCTGACTCCAGATGGCCTATTATGGCTGCAGGGAAGCCTTCTTTCCTCTCAAACAGTCTGGTTGAAACTCATCAGCCGCCAGGACGACAAGCTGCATTGCTTTGTCACCTCAAGCAAG GGGTCGTCATGGGGCCACTCGATGAACGAGGAGGCGCTCAAACTCGGCCTGGCCCGCAGGGCGCCCATTCCGGGACTCTCACCGGACTCTCGCCTCTACTGGCGGCTGCACAAGCGGCTTCACAGGGCAGAGGTCAAAGCTGA
- the c18h3orf33 gene encoding protein C3orf33 homolog isoform X2, producing MPESCRETQTEGGRPQRQNTPAHNVVSTLSQLADDHLTLVRNISTGLALAGVIVIARSIKLITKFQAVSEIPARFVERNVSLRGRVHSITEEGLEVEHIPIYLPVLSPLLTKHKGVCKSNLLVDLAGVALTPDGLLWLQGSLLSSQTVWLKLISRQDDKLHCFVTSSKGSSWGHSMNEEALKLGLARRAPIPGLSPDSRLYWRLHKRLHRAEVKAEKKGCGLWKEESQWERVLKAMRDNALFRLLRKLFGRT from the exons ATGCCGGAGTCCTGCAGGGAAACACAAACGGAAGGCGGAAGACCACAGCGACAAAACACGCCAGCCCACAACGTCGTGTCTACTTTATCTCAGTTGGCAGATGATCATTTAACTCTTGTGCGG AACATAAGCACCGGGTTGGCTCTTGCTGGTGTAATTGTAATAGCAAGGAGTATCAAACTG ATCACCAAATTCCAAGCCGTGTCTGAGATTCCCGCTCGTTTTGTGGAGAGGAATGTAAGCCTCCGTGGGAGAGTCCATTCCATCACAGAGGAAGGGCTTGAAGTTGAGCACATCCCGATTTACCTGCCAGTCCTCTCACCTCTGCTTACCAAACACAAAG GTGTGTGCAAGTCAAACTTGCTCGTGGACCTTGCAGGTGTGGCTCTGACTCCAGATGGCCTATTATGGCTGCAGGGAAGCCTTCTTTCCTCTCAAACAGTCTGGTTGAAACTCATCAGCCGCCAGGACGACAAGCTGCATTGCTTTGTCACCTCAAGCAAG GGGTCGTCATGGGGCCACTCGATGAACGAGGAGGCGCTCAAACTCGGCCTGGCCCGCAGGGCGCCCATTCCGGGACTCTCACCGGACTCTCGCCTCTACTGGCGGCTGCACAAGCGGCTTCACAGGGCAGAGGTCAAAGCTGAGAAGAAGGGGTGTGGTCTGTGGAAGGAGGAGAGCCAATGGGAGAGAGTCTTGAAGGCTATGAGGGACAATGCATTATTTCGGCTACTCAGGAAGCTCTTTGGGAGAACCTGA
- the c18h3orf33 gene encoding protein C3orf33 homolog isoform X1 yields MPESCRETQTEGGRPQRQNTPAHNVVSTLSQLADDHLTLVRNISTGLALAGVIVIARSIKLITKFQAVSEIPARFVERNVSLRGRVHSITEEGLEVEHIPIYLPVLSPLLTKHKGVCKSNLLVDLAGVALTPDGLLWLQGSLLSSQTVWLKLISRQDDKLHCFVTSSKQGSSWGHSMNEEALKLGLARRAPIPGLSPDSRLYWRLHKRLHRAEVKAEKKGCGLWKEESQWERVLKAMRDNALFRLLRKLFGRT; encoded by the exons ATGCCGGAGTCCTGCAGGGAAACACAAACGGAAGGCGGAAGACCACAGCGACAAAACACGCCAGCCCACAACGTCGTGTCTACTTTATCTCAGTTGGCAGATGATCATTTAACTCTTGTGCGG AACATAAGCACCGGGTTGGCTCTTGCTGGTGTAATTGTAATAGCAAGGAGTATCAAACTG ATCACCAAATTCCAAGCCGTGTCTGAGATTCCCGCTCGTTTTGTGGAGAGGAATGTAAGCCTCCGTGGGAGAGTCCATTCCATCACAGAGGAAGGGCTTGAAGTTGAGCACATCCCGATTTACCTGCCAGTCCTCTCACCTCTGCTTACCAAACACAAAG GTGTGTGCAAGTCAAACTTGCTCGTGGACCTTGCAGGTGTGGCTCTGACTCCAGATGGCCTATTATGGCTGCAGGGAAGCCTTCTTTCCTCTCAAACAGTCTGGTTGAAACTCATCAGCCGCCAGGACGACAAGCTGCATTGCTTTGTCACCTCAAGCAAG CAGGGGTCGTCATGGGGCCACTCGATGAACGAGGAGGCGCTCAAACTCGGCCTGGCCCGCAGGGCGCCCATTCCGGGACTCTCACCGGACTCTCGCCTCTACTGGCGGCTGCACAAGCGGCTTCACAGGGCAGAGGTCAAAGCTGAGAAGAAGGGGTGTGGTCTGTGGAAGGAGGAGAGCCAATGGGAGAGAGTCTTGAAGGCTATGAGGGACAATGCATTATTTCGGCTACTCAGGAAGCTCTTTGGGAGAACCTGA
- the c18h3orf33 gene encoding protein C3orf33 homolog isoform X3 produces MPESCRETQTEGGRPQRQNTPAHNVVSTLSQLADDHLTLVRNISTGLALAGVIVIARSIKLITKFQAVSEIPARFVERNVSLRGRVHSITEEGLEVEHIPIYLPVLSPLLTKHKADERRSHLHHIHKNGRATVRSDTTKEKSNTEQFERCVQVKLARGPCRCGSDSRWPIMAAGKPSFLSNSLVETHQPPGRQAALLCHLKQAGVVMGPLDERGGAQTRPGPQGAHSGTLTGLSPLLAAAQAASQGRGQS; encoded by the exons ATGCCGGAGTCCTGCAGGGAAACACAAACGGAAGGCGGAAGACCACAGCGACAAAACACGCCAGCCCACAACGTCGTGTCTACTTTATCTCAGTTGGCAGATGATCATTTAACTCTTGTGCGG AACATAAGCACCGGGTTGGCTCTTGCTGGTGTAATTGTAATAGCAAGGAGTATCAAACTG ATCACCAAATTCCAAGCCGTGTCTGAGATTCCCGCTCGTTTTGTGGAGAGGAATGTAAGCCTCCGTGGGAGAGTCCATTCCATCACAGAGGAAGGGCTTGAAGTTGAGCACATCCCGATTTACCTGCCAGTCCTCTCACCTCTGCTTACCAAACACAAAG cggatgagcGTCgtagccatcttcatcacatacacaagaatggccgggcgacagtgcgcagtgatacgacgaAAGAGAAAAGTAACACTGAGCAATTtgagag GTGTGTGCAAGTCAAACTTGCTCGTGGACCTTGCAGGTGTGGCTCTGACTCCAGATGGCCTATTATGGCTGCAGGGAAGCCTTCTTTCCTCTCAAACAGTCTGGTTGAAACTCATCAGCCGCCAGGACGACAAGCTGCATTGCTTTGTCACCTCAAGCAAG CAGGGGTCGTCATGGGGCCACTCGATGAACGAGGAGGCGCTCAAACTCGGCCTGGCCCGCAGGGCGCCCATTCCGGGACTCTCACCGGACTCTCGCCTCTACTGGCGGCTGCACAAGCGGCTTCACAGGGCAGAGGTCAAAGCTGA